ATCACTATGTCCATTTTCCAAAACTACTTCCTTTGACCCTTCTGGCTTTGGTTTCTTTTGGTTTGACTTCTTTGGTTTCTCCTTAACAGCAGATGTGATTGGGAGTGAAGGATCAGCATTTGCATCTGTCTTTccatcaaaaagattttctttcccTTTGGTCTTTGGTGAAGTAACCATGACACCCTATTCAGTTTCATACAAAAAAGCAACATAAGAACTCAGATATGTTCTAGAAAACAATACATGAATTAGCATGTTGGAAACAATACATAAAGAAAAGAGAGAGGAACAGAATCACACCTCTTCTGAATTATTTTTCTTTCTTGGTGAAGCAATTGTTTCTTTCACTCTCTTGTAATTACTAACATTCTCAGCACCCTTCACATCAAGCATGTTGGAAACAGAGGAAAAACCACCTGCTTTTGCCATTACTGCAAGCATACCAGTGGGCTCATGACCACGTTTTTTCCTAAATAAACTTGCAAAGTTAAtaccaatcacaatataatatagaAAAATGGTAATTATATCTTCATAAACATACCTACAGATGCTGCAATTGCAGGCATCTCTACACTTGGGACAACTCCATTCATCCATCAAAGCCACATCTTCAACTTTTTCTCCATACCTATAAGATAATGCATATACATTAATACCAATGCATACATTAATGTAATATTATCACAAGACATGGAGGTTACCTGTTCAAGAGGCAAGTGTTGCAATACTTGAGGGGACATGGCTTGGTTTTTGACTTGTTCTTGCAGCTTGCAAATACAGCATATGTCTTCTGTCGACACTTCAAAACATCATGCAGTTTGTTGGTAAGAAACAGAAAGATATACTTGAGACATATAGTATTTAAGTTGGATCTGAGGTTTCAAGTTAGATAATATAAGGTATAAGGGGTTTGTGGCATTTGCAAACACACATAGTGGGACAATGATTGAGAGCTACAAATTTCAGCTACACAGTTGACACTAATTCTAAATGCTTAAGAATTTCATGATATAGACTCCAATTTTTTTAAGAATTGACTCCAGATATCAACCATTACTAACGGGATCTTTGATTGTTTAATTTATAACAACATCCATATCAATCTAGCAGCTTAGATCTAAAAGGTTGACCTCAGACGTCAAAGCCAAACCTAACAAGATAAGTGTATAAAAGCATATTCACAGATCTATAGCTCATTCGTATCTCTCACCATCATTTCGTATTCTTACATCGCCCTACTGAGTTGTAACAGCGAGTTTATACTCAAAATGAGAAGCACTGTTTTCACTAATCGCAGTAACAGATTGTATTTCATGTGTGCCTTGAATCGAACTCAAAAACGTTAAAACCTAAAACCTAGGTCCAGAACGTAAACAGCAACATAATGATGCTGgtacaaaatcaaaattaaacttacTTGATGGCAAGTGGTTCCATTCTCAGAGTCATAAACTCGTCCACCGATGACACGAACCCCTGGATTACTGTTCCTTTTCTTCGGTTTTGAGCTGGAATTATCGACCTTGATTTCATTCTCCTCCTCGACACTGCTTCCGAGCATCTTCCGCTTCTTCTCCTTTGTCGGAGCAGATACGCTTGCTTTGGAGTTAGGGCTCGGAGCGACCGCCATTGTTGCAAAATTTTTGATGGGGTACTTTAGAAGAACTCGTAAAACGGTAGAGATTGAAAGATTTATAACATGGAATCGAGATTTTTGGAGGGATGATGGTGAATTTTCGAATTACAGTTTTGGAAATGAAGGAGGgaaaattttggagtttttggGAATTTAGAGGCGGCAACTGAATTTTCGATTTTCTTCCAAAATTTTGAAGGAAGTATTTTGATGCGTGTAGGCAACTCCAAAATCCAAACCGCCTTATTAGATATTTTATTGTAAAATATGATTTAtttggtttaattttttttataaaattactaataataataattgttaatatatttataaatatagttgAAGGACTCTTTTTGTCATTTATCTATAATTGTTCCAAGTATTTAGTCTTTGTATGGTCTTTCTTCTGTAATGACTTTTGGTTAAATTAATTCAGATCGTTCTCATGGTATCAGATATTAGGGCTCCAAATCGCTAGGGCTTCCAGTGGCTACCAAGTTCGTCTCCTCTCACCATCTCCGGTTGACTGGTCGACTTTTGTGGTGTGTCTCATTACCACTACAACAATAGTCGATTCAATCTCTCATCGTCACCCCTGTAGCAGCTATCTCTCGTAATAACATCTGAGCAGCCATTATCTCCCCTATTTTCTGGTAAAATTGAATTCACTATACTGTTCACAAGGTTTCCACAACATTCTTCAAGTTTCTCATTCCTTTCTTGTATTTCCTTCCTAAACAATGACAACTCCTCTTGTCACACCTCGCCCAATCTCAATTACATTAGATGGATCTAATTATGTTATATGGGCTCGACATATGACAAGCTATCTTCAATCTCGCAAACTATGGAGGGTTGTTACAGGTGCAATACCTAGACCAGTTCAAAAAGAAAGGGAAGATCAAGATGCCTTTGACATTAGAGAAGAAAATTGGTTGTGTAAGAATGGAGAAATTGTCACCATTCTGTGTAATACTTCAACAACAGAAATCAATCAACAATTTGGGCTTTTTGTCACTGgtaaagaaatatgggattttcttaaaGATAGGTATACCACCACTGATATGGCTCATCAGTATCACCTTTTGTCTGGGCTTCTTAGCAAACGTCAACAACCAGGTCAAACCATCAGTGCATTTCTATCTGAAGTACAAGTTATATGGGATCAACTGACTCTTGCGGGACCCACTTTCAAATGTCAAGAGGATGCTATGATTTCAACTACCCATTAAAAACAACAACATCTCATGATCTTATGGCGCTACAAGATCGTTATGAACCTGTTCGAGCTTCTCTCCTACATAGGTCTCCTCTTCCTACTCTTGAAGCTGCGATAGCTGAACTTATCTCAGAAGAAACCAGGTTGGGAGTTCCTACTTCATCAATTAGTTTATCCACTGATGGAGTTCTTGTTGTACCTTTCCACAAAGGCGTTCGAAACTTCACATCCAACAAAGCTCAGTTTCCACACAACAGAAAATCATCTCGGTGCTCATATTGTCATGATAATGGTCATCAACTATTGGATTGTCCAAACTGTTCTTGTATTTTTTGTCAAAAGAAACATCTTAGGCACTTTGCATCTAACTGTTTTAAGAATCCAGATCGCATCAAAAATATCACTGCAACAGTTTGTGCTCCAGATCCTTCCAATGTGCCTTTGGGGTCCTCAACAGCTCAGAGCCTCAACACTTTTACCTCTGATGATGTAATCGAGCTCATAAAACAAGTTATGTCAAGCTCCTCACCAATCATGGCCAATTCAACGGTTGCAGGTAAAGCTTGGTTATTTGATTCTGGTTGTTGCAATCACATGACCTCACAACCTGATGTATTTGTCACAAAACCCACAACTACATCTCCATCTGTTGTTACGACCGCTAATGGAACCAGTCTACCTGTTCATTACAGTGGGCATATTTCTACAGCCCAATTGTCCTTACCATATACACTTTACATCCCAAAGCTATCAGTTAACTTAATTTTAGTGGGCCAGCTTTGTGATATGGGTCTAAACACTTTATTCTCTCCTTGTGGTTGTTATGTTCAGGATCCCAGAACGAAGAAAACAATTGGGATAGGCCGTAAAGTGGGTCGGCAGTTTGAGCTAGTTTATCTCCGCAAACCACAACCTTTTGTTCACTCTTCTCTATCAGCATCTGATGGCTCTCCCAGTGATATAGATGCATGGCATTCAAGATTGGGACATATCTCTTTTGATAAACTTAAAGTTCTTACTTTATCTGGTATTTTGGGGTCGGTTAAACCTGAAAAGTTATCTTGTTTATCATGTCAATTGGGAAAACAACATGCCTTACCATTTTGTAGAAATGATGTTAATTCAGTTGCTTCTTTTGATTTGATTCATTCAGATGTGTGGGGACCTTCTCCTCTCCCTTCAATGGGAGGGTCAAAATTTTTTGTTATCTTTCTTGATGATCATACGCGATTTACTTGGATATATCTAATGAAAAACATATCTGAACTACCCCATATATACATGAATTTTGCACGTATGATCCAAACCCAGTCTGCTAAACACATAAAAGTCTTTCGTACCGACAATGCCATGGAATACAAAGAACGTTCTTTCATTGACTTCCTCCGCCAACAAGGCACCGTATCTCATTACTCTTGCCCCGGTACTTCCCAACAAAACGGTAGAGCTGAACGCAAACATCGCCATATCCTAGATACTGTGCGTACCTTACTTATCTCAGCTCAATGCCCATAACGTTTTTGGGGTGAGGCCGCCCTTTCAGCAGTCTACACCATCAATCGCCATCCAATTACACTTCTCCAGAATCAGTCTTCGTatgaagctttgtatggacaaccTCCTAACTACAATCTACTCAAAGTATGGGGTTGTGCTTGCTTTGTCTTGCTACAACCACATGAACACACCAAACTTCAACCTCGATCCTGTCTTTGTTGTTTCCTGGGATACGGCATCGAACACAAAGGCTATCGGTGTTGGGATCCTATCTCCAAACGACTTCGTATATCTCGTCATGTTGTCTTCTGGGAACACAAAATGTTCTCCTCCATTTCAACATCTCAATTGGAATATGATCATGTTCCTCCTTTCTTTACTGATACATCTGTTCAACTATTTCCGGTACAACCATCATCTTCTGTCCCACCTTCGCAGACAATTGTCGATCCTTCGTCTCCATATATGGACATGTCTTCTGCCACACCATCTCATTCCTCACCATTGCATTTTCCCGAATCTTCTTCACCTGTTGATACTTCTCCTTCTATTACACCATCTGATCCTACATCGTTGTCTACATGTGATTCTACTCCCGACTCTTCCTCTATGGACTCTCCTGAAATGTCTGTTTTGCCTGATGAACTTACTACCGACAATCGCCGATCCACCCGGGTAAGACATATACCTTCTCATCTTCGTGACTACAAGTGTTATTCTACTCTATTCTCTATCCATACACCATCTTCGTATAAAGAAGCATCCTCTGACCCACTTTGGCAAAGAGCTATATCCGACGAATTAGAGGCTCTTAATAAGGCTCATACATGGGAAATCGTCCCTCTTCCATCAGGAAAGGGCATCATTGGCTCCAAATGGGTGTTTAAAGTCAAAACAAACTCGGATGGCACTGTCGATCGGTACAAAGCCAGATTAGTTGCGAAAGGTTTTAATCAAGAATATGGAATTGACTATGAGGAGACTTTTGCACCTGTCGCTAGGGTTACTTCATTTCGTAGCCTTCTTGCTGTTGCTGCTGTACGCCGATGGTCTctttatcagatggatgtcaaaaatgTTTTTCTCCATGGTGATCTCACCAAGGAAGTTTATATGAAACCCCCTCCAGGTGTTACTCACCCACATGATCATGTTTGTCGTCTCAAAAAGGCCCTTTATGGTcttaaacaagcaccaagagcttgGTTTGAAAATTTCAGTACATTTATTCAGTCTTTGGGTTTCACCGCCAGCAACTATGACTCTGGACTGTTCACTAAAACCACTACATCGGGCACTATTCTTCTTATTCTCTATGTGGATGATATGATTATTACAGGTAGCGATGCTCATGGTATTCTTGATCTAAAACAATCACTTAGTTCTTATTTTGAGATGAAGGATCTGGGTTTACTTCACTATTTTCTTGGTCTTGAAGTGCTTCCTCATGACACTGGCATTTATTTATCTCAAGCAAAATATGCATCAGATCTTATTTCACGTGCCGGTATTACCGATTGTAAGGTTGCTAATACACCCTTAGACCCTAACTTTCATCTATCACCGGGTGATGGTTCTCTCCTCTCTGATCCTACCCTTTATCGTCAGCTCGTCGGTTCACTTGTCTACCTGACCGTTACGCGTCCCGATCTTGCGTTTGCTGTTCATATTGTTAGTCAATTCATGGCTTCTCCTCGAACAACTCATTATACTGCAGTGTTGCGTATCTTACGGTATATTAAAGGTACCATATTCCATGGTCTCTACTTCTCATCCACCTCATCTTTAGAGCTTCATGCCTTCTCGGATGCAAATTGGGATGGGGATATCACAGATCATCGATCTACCACCGGATTTTGTTTCTTCCTTGGTGATTCGCTAATTTCATGGCGTAGTAAGAAACAATCATTAGTCGCCAGATCTAGCACCGAAGCTAAATATCGGGCTCTTGCTGACACCACCCAAGAGCTTGTATGGTTGCATTGGCTTCTATCAGATATGGGTCTTTCTCTTTCTTCACCGACCGTCATATGGTGTGATAATACAAGTGCCATTCAGATTGCTTACAATGACGTGTTCCATGAGCGCACCAA
The genomic region above belongs to Lactuca sativa cultivar Salinas chromosome 4, Lsat_Salinas_v11, whole genome shotgun sequence and contains:
- the LOC111901890 gene encoding uncharacterized protein LOC111901890: MTTPLVTPRPISITLDGSNYVIWARHMTSYLQSRKLWRVVTGAIPRPVQKEREDQDAFDIREENWLCKNGEIVTILCNTSTTEINQQFGLFVTGKEIWDFLKDRYTTTDMAHQYHLLSGLLSKRQQPGQTISAFLSEVQVIWDQLTLAGPTFKCQEDAMISTTH